One Vespa crabro chromosome 1, iyVesCrab1.2, whole genome shotgun sequence genomic region harbors:
- the LOC124425828 gene encoding inositol-trisphosphate 3-kinase homolog isoform X2: MSGFCRLTSTRFFLLQSSNKEQSRINHDSTTHKDTRRQKDASSSNSNYSAFRQWRRSTSVGTNRSNSAGPRSVNSIVKLPNDAATIKKMEQFPLVLSDTTMPDEDLSLKFLALNALDLTAPASDVLLKNRLKSWFQLSGHPDGFAPAGPGTVWKRKSGGTENTERIVYEALSKDEAFRDCIPRYYREVEYKGDTFIELQDLLFGFNDPHVMDIKMGTRTFLESEVSKTMARPDLYQKMIAVDLNAPTKQEHEQRAVTKLRYMQFREQQSSTCSHGFRIEAMKLPGVPPITDLKKVKSHKEVLGTMKTFLGKKEETRKNLLIRLKNLRTKIEKSKYFQTHEIIGSSIFMIYDNEKVGVWLIDFAKTCELPDGLKVTHRHPWEQGNHEEGFLFGLDNLISTIEEVNVPL; the protein is encoded by the exons ATGAGCGGCTTCTGCAGGCTCACTTCAACAAG GTTTTTCTTGTTACAGTCTTCCAACAAGGAGCAAAGCCGAATAAATCATGATTCTACAACACACAAAGATACACGACGGCAAAAGGATGCATCCTCCAGTAATAGCAATTACAGTGCCTTTCGGCAATGGAGGAGAAGTACTTCCGTTGGTACCAATCGGTCCAACAGTGCTGGACCAAGGAGCGTCAATTCGATCGTCAAATTGCCGAATGATGCGGCTACTATCAAAAAGATGGAACAATTTCCGCTTGTTCTTTCTGATACCACTATGCCTGATGAGGATTTATCTTTGAAGTTTCTTGCATTG aATGCTTTGGATCTTACTGCACCAGCTAGCGACGTATTGCTAAAAAATAGATTGAAATCTTGGTTCCAATTATCTGGACATCCTGATGGTTTTGCACCTGCTGGACCTGGTACagtatggaaaagaaaaagtggagGAACTGAGAATACTGAACGCATTGTATATGAAGCTTTAAGTAAAGATGAAGCATTTCGAGATTGCATTcctag GTATTACAGGGAGGTCGAGTACAAAGGAGATACATTTATCGAGTTACAGGATTTACTATTTGGTTTTAACGATCCTCACGTGATGGACATTAAAATGGGGACACGAACGTTTTTAGAATCCGAAGTTTCAAAGACTATGGCGAGACCGGATTTATACCAAAAGATGATTGCTGTTGATCTGAATGCACCTACAAAACAGGAACACGAACAACGTGCTGTAACCAAATTACGATATATGCAATTTCGTGAACAACAAAGTTCGACATGTAGTCATGGATTCAGAATTGAAGCTATGAAATTACCTGGGGTACCTCCCATCACAGATCTGAAAAAAGTTAAATCGCATAAAGAGGTGTTAGGTACAATGAAAACGTTTcttggaaagaaagaggaaactcGTAAAAATCTTCTGATTCGTCTTAAGAATTTAAGaacgaaaatcgaaaaatccaaatattttcaaactcATGAA ATTATCGGTAGCAGTATCTTTATGATTTATGATAACGAAAAAGTTGGAGTTTGGTTAATAGATTTTGCAAAAACTTGCGAACTGCCAGATGGCCTTAAAGTGACACATAGACATCCATGGGAGCAGGGCAATCACGAAGAAGGCTTTCTATTTGGACTTGATAATCTTATTTCTACGATAGAAGAAGTAAATGTCCCCTTGTGA
- the LOC124423058 gene encoding gamma-tubulin complex component 5 isoform X2, with translation MGTKILKDIQSDIKLLITVITDFEEDEEGFQICERFAVSNIKHHQYLSVNSHATKQSINNIITKLSIYGKFKEAKKFQELVDFFLTSFDFDHHPQYDLQWSLLALLLDLSSDIDKADLNNLKSYQGEFNSNVTIASEKDAIQEIDWAHYLKEGEEDFFCDFKNDESSDEWSDDAEVPNLSCVPFETTLTTVDGILSAESIGDAKYGSDIVMQSLIEEVESRKWLMSNVQNTWWNESIIYKYPVNSKYPDAHFCQIWHETVYKDLSDVILLNEYQVCKEILWMFHVQTQMTIFKQENEFLFHIRPNVSIPSLTTVAFQNMLSPFCEYLSMIHDIEQFDKELLSTDTSYIGYKKPPFIYEAYNAAVKEKLLSFRMEIINIEKDITAQASSQTLLSLLARLKKPLKRIKILHQVHKISVSNWKLSSNWNCASKLLSNLLLEITNSHCQEKTNICVNLYLSTIPVYLNIIDTLLGEGRLEDWRDEFIIEKISDEKVAKNKDPCVKFLTRPLDDICLKDNIMHLLINKVQHIGHSIDLLVSLNRITEMWNQKMKSDEERISLKDEFYTLLLSEICKYTTQSEELIDISPSEVDGISFISEYDEDLEKNIIQQLSAMNNPFLMKAFKDYIPPALYGQDIVDGSKCISVNSCNKRRNKLFNRLQTVAEHALPLKKILEKILSEILDLRYSSATKLVKNIMMQEYKLEAHLRLMRSVYMMEAGHIMNKFYQILFHEIETNQMWNNSYFLSCILEEILSQQWPDSSSHWSIIVQDVSTHQVVQAVDSITLYYATGWPINIILNEDILIKYNEIFRFQLKLKWALWTLNNLKFVDLEGLKSLHAKNNIEHFQIRRLESLRFWLLHAIGSIHAYLSGQVLQSLGFMFDQSLTQADSLDRVISVHREYLDKVHKHCLLTEEFEDLMTTVNNLVEMCVHIRGCWDYKKLLHTVTELSLMENSYIKYHTYLALTLHNTVQHKDADYLVGLSSAFNCSMPSI, from the exons ATGGGAACAAAAATCTTGAAGGATATACAAAGTGATATAAAACTTTTGATCACGGTGATAACTGATTTCGAA gaagatgaagaaggatTTCAAATTTGCGAACGTTTTGCTGTTTCCAACATTAAACATCATCAATATCTTTCGGTTAACAGTCATGCAACGAAACAATCTatcaacaatattattaccaAATTATCCATATATGGAAAATTTAAAGAGGCTAAAAAGTTTCAAGAACTCGTTGATTTCTTTCTAACTAGTTTTGATTTCGACCATCATCCGCAGTATGACTTACAATGGTCTTTGCTGGCTTTGTTATTAGATTTATCATCTGATATCGACAAAGCagatttgaataatttaaaatcctATCAAGGAGAATTTAATTCTAATGTCACTATTGCAAGTGAAAAAGATGCTATTCAAGAGATCGATTGGGCACATTAtttgaaagaaggagaagaagatttcttttgtgattttaaaaatgacgAAAGTAGCGAT GAGTGGTCAGACGATGCAGAAGTACCAAATCTTTCTTGTGTTCCCTTTGAAACAACTCTGACAACTGTAGATGGTATATTGTCTGCAGAATCAATAGGTGATGCTAAATATGGGTCTGATATAGTAATGCAGTCATTAATAGAAGAAGTTGAATCAAGAAAATGGTTGATGTCAAATGTCCAAAATACATGGTGGAACGAatcgataatttataaatatcctGTTAACAGCAAATATCCTGATGCACATTTTTGTCAAATTTG GCATGAAACAGTTTATAAGGATTTATCTGATGTTATTCTACTTAATGAATACCAAGTGTGTAAAGAAATATTGTGGATGTTCCATGTTCAGACACAGATGACTATATTTAAgcaagaaaatgaatttttatttcacattCGTCCTAATGTATCTATACCAAGTTTAACTACT GTTGCTTTTCAAAATATGTTATCTCCATTTTGTGAATATTTGTCTATGATACACGATATAGAACAATTCGACAAAGAATTATTGAGCACAGATACAAGTTACATAGGATATAAAAAACCACCATTTATATACGAAGCATATAATGCTGCGGTCAAAGAAAAACTCTTAAGTTTTAGAATGGAGATTATaaacatagagaaagatattACAGCACAAG CTAGTAGCCAAACGCTTTTGTCTTTATTAGCCCGTCTAAAAAAgcctttaaaaagaataaaaatattgcacCAAGTTCATAAAATATCTGTATCCAACTGGAAATTATCATCTAATTGGAATTGTGCTTCCAAATTACTTTCAAATTTGCTATTGGAAATAACAAATTCTCACTGTCaagaaaagacaaatatatgtgttaatttatatttgtctaCTATTCctgtatatttgaatattattgacACATTATTAGGTGAAGGACGTTTAGAAGATTGGAGAGACgaatttataatagaaaa aaTTTCAGATGAAAAAGTTGCAAAAAATAAAGACCCGTGTGTAAAATTTCTGACAAGACCTTTGGATGACATTtgtttaaaagataatattatgcatttattaattaacaaggTACAACATATTGGACATAGTATTGACTTACTTGTATCGTTAAATCGTATCACGGAAATGTGGaatcaaaaaatgaaatctgATG AAGAGAGAATTTCTCTAAAGGATGAATTTTATACCTTATTATTGTCTGAAATATGCAAATATACAACTCAATCAGaagaattaattgatatttcgCCATCAGAAGTAGATGgaatttcgtttatttcagAGTATGATGAAGActtagaaaagaatataatacaaCAATTATCAGCAATGAATAATCCGTTTTTAATGAAAGCCTTTAAAGATTATATACCACCAGCTTTATATGGACAAGATATAGTAGATGGTAGCAAGTGTATATCTGTTAACTCTTGTAACAAACGTAGAAACAAATTGTTTAATAG ATTACAGACAGTTGCAGAACATGCGTTgccattaaagaaaattttagaaaaaatattgtctGAAATTTTAGATTTACGCTACAGTAGTGCAACTAAgttagtaaaaaatataatgatgcaGGAATATAAATTAGAAGCACATTTAAGATTAATGAGATCCGTTTATATGATGGAGGCTGGCcatattatgaataaattttatcagatATTATTTCATGAG ATAGAAACCAATCAAATGTggaataattcatattttttatcatgcATATTAGAAGAAATACTTTCTCAACAATGGCCAGATTCTAGTTCACATTGGTCTATTATAGTACAAGATGTTAGTACGCATCAAGTGGTACAGGCTGTAGATAGTATAACACTGTATTATGCAACAGGATGGCccataaatattatcttaaatgaagacattttaattaagtataacgaaatatttcgatttcaattgaaattaaagtgGGCTTTATGGacgttaaataatttgaaattcgtgg atcTGGAAGGTTTAAAGTCACTACATGCTAAAAACAATATCGAACACTTCCAAATAAGACGTCTTGAGAGTTTACGTTTCTGGTTATTGCATGCTATAGGATCGATTCATGCTTATCTATCAGGACAAGTATTGCAAAGTTTAGGATTCATGTTCGATCAATCTTTAACTCAAGCTGATAGTCTCGATAGAGTTATATCtg tcCACAGAGAATATTTAGATAAAGTTCACAAGCATTGTTTGTTAACGGAAGAATTTGAAGATTTAATGACGACTGTTaacaat TTAGTAGAAATGTGTGTTCATATCCGAGGCTGTTGGGACTATAAGAAACTATTACATACTGTAACAGAGTTAAGTTTAATGGAAAACAGTTATATAAAATACCATACATATCTTGCATTGACTTTACATAACACGGTCCAGCATAAAGATGCAGATTATC TGGTGGGATTAAGTTCAGCCTTTAACTGCAGTATGCCaagcatataa
- the LOC124423058 gene encoding gamma-tubulin complex component 5 isoform X3 produces MGTKILKDIQSDIKLLITVITDFEEDEEGFQICERFAVSNIKHHQYLSVNSHATKQSINNIITKLSIYGKFKEAKKFQELVDFFLTSFDFDHHPQYDLQWSLLALLLDLSSDIDKADLNNLKSYQGEFNSNVTIASEKDAIQEIDWAHYLKEGEEDFFCDFKNDESSDEWSDDAEVPNLSCVPFETTLTTVDGILSAESIGDAKYGSDIVMQSLIEEVESRKWLMSNVQNTWWNESIIYKYPVNSKYPDAHFCQIWHETVYKDLSDVILLNEYQVCKEILWMFHVQTQMTIFKQENEFLFHIRPNVSIPSLTTVAFQNMLSPFCEYLSMIHDIEQFDKELLSTDTSYIGYKKPPFIYEAYNAAVKEKLLSFRMEIINIEKDITAQASSQTLLSLLARLKKPLKRIKILHQVHKISVSNWKLSSNWNCASKLLSNLLLEITNSHCQEKTNICVNLYLSTIPVYLNIIDTLLGEGRLEDWRDEFIIEKISDEKVAKNKDPCVKFLTRPLDDICLKDNIMHLLINKVQHIGHSIDLLVSLNRITEMWNQKMKSDEERISLKDEFYTLLLSEICKYTTQSEELIDISPSEVDGISFISEYDEDLEKNIIQQLSAMNNPFLMKAFKDYIPPALYGQDIVDGSKCISVNSCNKRRNKLFNRLQTVAEHALPLKKILEKILSEILDLRYSSATKLVKNIMMQEYKLEAHLRLMRSVYMMEAGHIMNKFYQILFHEIETNQMWNNSYFLSCILEEILSQQWPDSSSHWSIIVQDVSTHQVVQAVDSITLYYATGWPINIILNEDILIKYNEIFRFQLKLKWALWTLNNLKFIWKV; encoded by the exons ATGGGAACAAAAATCTTGAAGGATATACAAAGTGATATAAAACTTTTGATCACGGTGATAACTGATTTCGAA gaagatgaagaaggatTTCAAATTTGCGAACGTTTTGCTGTTTCCAACATTAAACATCATCAATATCTTTCGGTTAACAGTCATGCAACGAAACAATCTatcaacaatattattaccaAATTATCCATATATGGAAAATTTAAAGAGGCTAAAAAGTTTCAAGAACTCGTTGATTTCTTTCTAACTAGTTTTGATTTCGACCATCATCCGCAGTATGACTTACAATGGTCTTTGCTGGCTTTGTTATTAGATTTATCATCTGATATCGACAAAGCagatttgaataatttaaaatcctATCAAGGAGAATTTAATTCTAATGTCACTATTGCAAGTGAAAAAGATGCTATTCAAGAGATCGATTGGGCACATTAtttgaaagaaggagaagaagatttcttttgtgattttaaaaatgacgAAAGTAGCGAT GAGTGGTCAGACGATGCAGAAGTACCAAATCTTTCTTGTGTTCCCTTTGAAACAACTCTGACAACTGTAGATGGTATATTGTCTGCAGAATCAATAGGTGATGCTAAATATGGGTCTGATATAGTAATGCAGTCATTAATAGAAGAAGTTGAATCAAGAAAATGGTTGATGTCAAATGTCCAAAATACATGGTGGAACGAatcgataatttataaatatcctGTTAACAGCAAATATCCTGATGCACATTTTTGTCAAATTTG GCATGAAACAGTTTATAAGGATTTATCTGATGTTATTCTACTTAATGAATACCAAGTGTGTAAAGAAATATTGTGGATGTTCCATGTTCAGACACAGATGACTATATTTAAgcaagaaaatgaatttttatttcacattCGTCCTAATGTATCTATACCAAGTTTAACTACT GTTGCTTTTCAAAATATGTTATCTCCATTTTGTGAATATTTGTCTATGATACACGATATAGAACAATTCGACAAAGAATTATTGAGCACAGATACAAGTTACATAGGATATAAAAAACCACCATTTATATACGAAGCATATAATGCTGCGGTCAAAGAAAAACTCTTAAGTTTTAGAATGGAGATTATaaacatagagaaagatattACAGCACAAG CTAGTAGCCAAACGCTTTTGTCTTTATTAGCCCGTCTAAAAAAgcctttaaaaagaataaaaatattgcacCAAGTTCATAAAATATCTGTATCCAACTGGAAATTATCATCTAATTGGAATTGTGCTTCCAAATTACTTTCAAATTTGCTATTGGAAATAACAAATTCTCACTGTCaagaaaagacaaatatatgtgttaatttatatttgtctaCTATTCctgtatatttgaatattattgacACATTATTAGGTGAAGGACGTTTAGAAGATTGGAGAGACgaatttataatagaaaa aaTTTCAGATGAAAAAGTTGCAAAAAATAAAGACCCGTGTGTAAAATTTCTGACAAGACCTTTGGATGACATTtgtttaaaagataatattatgcatttattaattaacaaggTACAACATATTGGACATAGTATTGACTTACTTGTATCGTTAAATCGTATCACGGAAATGTGGaatcaaaaaatgaaatctgATG AAGAGAGAATTTCTCTAAAGGATGAATTTTATACCTTATTATTGTCTGAAATATGCAAATATACAACTCAATCAGaagaattaattgatatttcgCCATCAGAAGTAGATGgaatttcgtttatttcagAGTATGATGAAGActtagaaaagaatataatacaaCAATTATCAGCAATGAATAATCCGTTTTTAATGAAAGCCTTTAAAGATTATATACCACCAGCTTTATATGGACAAGATATAGTAGATGGTAGCAAGTGTATATCTGTTAACTCTTGTAACAAACGTAGAAACAAATTGTTTAATAG ATTACAGACAGTTGCAGAACATGCGTTgccattaaagaaaattttagaaaaaatattgtctGAAATTTTAGATTTACGCTACAGTAGTGCAACTAAgttagtaaaaaatataatgatgcaGGAATATAAATTAGAAGCACATTTAAGATTAATGAGATCCGTTTATATGATGGAGGCTGGCcatattatgaataaattttatcagatATTATTTCATGAG ATAGAAACCAATCAAATGTggaataattcatattttttatcatgcATATTAGAAGAAATACTTTCTCAACAATGGCCAGATTCTAGTTCACATTGGTCTATTATAGTACAAGATGTTAGTACGCATCAAGTGGTACAGGCTGTAGATAGTATAACACTGTATTATGCAACAGGATGGCccataaatattatcttaaatgaagacattttaattaagtataacgaaatatttcgatttcaattgaaattaaagtgGGCTTTATGGacgttaaataatttgaaattc atcTGGAAGGTTTAA
- the LOC124423058 gene encoding gamma-tubulin complex component 5 isoform X1 codes for MGTKILKDIQSDIKLLITVITDFEEDEEGFQICERFAVSNIKHHQYLSVNSHATKQSINNIITKLSIYGKFKEAKKFQELVDFFLTSFDFDHHPQYDLQWSLLALLLDLSSDIDKADLNNLKSYQGEFNSNVTIASEKDAIQEIDWAHYLKEGEEDFFCDFKNDESSDEWSDDAEVPNLSCVPFETTLTTVDGILSAESIGDAKYGSDIVMQSLIEEVESRKWLMSNVQNTWWNESIIYKYPVNSKYPDAHFCQIWHETVYKDLSDVILLNEYQVCKEILWMFHVQTQMTIFKQENEFLFHIRPNVSIPSLTTVAFQNMLSPFCEYLSMIHDIEQFDKELLSTDTSYIGYKKPPFIYEAYNAAVKEKLLSFRMEIINIEKDITAQASSQTLLSLLARLKKPLKRIKILHQVHKISVSNWKLSSNWNCASKLLSNLLLEITNSHCQEKTNICVNLYLSTIPVYLNIIDTLLGEGRLEDWRDEFIIEKISDEKVAKNKDPCVKFLTRPLDDICLKDNIMHLLINKVQHIGHSIDLLVSLNRITEMWNQKMKSDEERISLKDEFYTLLLSEICKYTTQSEELIDISPSEVDGISFISEYDEDLEKNIIQQLSAMNNPFLMKAFKDYIPPALYGQDIVDGSKCISVNSCNKRRNKLFNRYCIIKFLYLFNLYNKNICDYRLQTVAEHALPLKKILEKILSEILDLRYSSATKLVKNIMMQEYKLEAHLRLMRSVYMMEAGHIMNKFYQILFHEIETNQMWNNSYFLSCILEEILSQQWPDSSSHWSIIVQDVSTHQVVQAVDSITLYYATGWPINIILNEDILIKYNEIFRFQLKLKWALWTLNNLKFVDLEGLKSLHAKNNIEHFQIRRLESLRFWLLHAIGSIHAYLSGQVLQSLGFMFDQSLTQADSLDRVISVHREYLDKVHKHCLLTEEFEDLMTTVNNLVEMCVHIRGCWDYKKLLHTVTELSLMENSYIKYHTYLALTLHNTVQHKDADYLVGLSSAFNCSMPSI; via the exons ATGGGAACAAAAATCTTGAAGGATATACAAAGTGATATAAAACTTTTGATCACGGTGATAACTGATTTCGAA gaagatgaagaaggatTTCAAATTTGCGAACGTTTTGCTGTTTCCAACATTAAACATCATCAATATCTTTCGGTTAACAGTCATGCAACGAAACAATCTatcaacaatattattaccaAATTATCCATATATGGAAAATTTAAAGAGGCTAAAAAGTTTCAAGAACTCGTTGATTTCTTTCTAACTAGTTTTGATTTCGACCATCATCCGCAGTATGACTTACAATGGTCTTTGCTGGCTTTGTTATTAGATTTATCATCTGATATCGACAAAGCagatttgaataatttaaaatcctATCAAGGAGAATTTAATTCTAATGTCACTATTGCAAGTGAAAAAGATGCTATTCAAGAGATCGATTGGGCACATTAtttgaaagaaggagaagaagatttcttttgtgattttaaaaatgacgAAAGTAGCGAT GAGTGGTCAGACGATGCAGAAGTACCAAATCTTTCTTGTGTTCCCTTTGAAACAACTCTGACAACTGTAGATGGTATATTGTCTGCAGAATCAATAGGTGATGCTAAATATGGGTCTGATATAGTAATGCAGTCATTAATAGAAGAAGTTGAATCAAGAAAATGGTTGATGTCAAATGTCCAAAATACATGGTGGAACGAatcgataatttataaatatcctGTTAACAGCAAATATCCTGATGCACATTTTTGTCAAATTTG GCATGAAACAGTTTATAAGGATTTATCTGATGTTATTCTACTTAATGAATACCAAGTGTGTAAAGAAATATTGTGGATGTTCCATGTTCAGACACAGATGACTATATTTAAgcaagaaaatgaatttttatttcacattCGTCCTAATGTATCTATACCAAGTTTAACTACT GTTGCTTTTCAAAATATGTTATCTCCATTTTGTGAATATTTGTCTATGATACACGATATAGAACAATTCGACAAAGAATTATTGAGCACAGATACAAGTTACATAGGATATAAAAAACCACCATTTATATACGAAGCATATAATGCTGCGGTCAAAGAAAAACTCTTAAGTTTTAGAATGGAGATTATaaacatagagaaagatattACAGCACAAG CTAGTAGCCAAACGCTTTTGTCTTTATTAGCCCGTCTAAAAAAgcctttaaaaagaataaaaatattgcacCAAGTTCATAAAATATCTGTATCCAACTGGAAATTATCATCTAATTGGAATTGTGCTTCCAAATTACTTTCAAATTTGCTATTGGAAATAACAAATTCTCACTGTCaagaaaagacaaatatatgtgttaatttatatttgtctaCTATTCctgtatatttgaatattattgacACATTATTAGGTGAAGGACGTTTAGAAGATTGGAGAGACgaatttataatagaaaa aaTTTCAGATGAAAAAGTTGCAAAAAATAAAGACCCGTGTGTAAAATTTCTGACAAGACCTTTGGATGACATTtgtttaaaagataatattatgcatttattaattaacaaggTACAACATATTGGACATAGTATTGACTTACTTGTATCGTTAAATCGTATCACGGAAATGTGGaatcaaaaaatgaaatctgATG AAGAGAGAATTTCTCTAAAGGATGAATTTTATACCTTATTATTGTCTGAAATATGCAAATATACAACTCAATCAGaagaattaattgatatttcgCCATCAGAAGTAGATGgaatttcgtttatttcagAGTATGATGAAGActtagaaaagaatataatacaaCAATTATCAGCAATGAATAATCCGTTTTTAATGAAAGCCTTTAAAGATTATATACCACCAGCTTTATATGGACAAGATATAGTAGATGGTAGCAAGTGTATATCTGTTAACTCTTGTAACAAACGTAGAAACAAATTGTTTAATAGGTACtgtattatcaaatttttatatttattcaatctatataataaaaatatatgtgatTATAGATTACAGACAGTTGCAGAACATGCGTTgccattaaagaaaattttagaaaaaatattgtctGAAATTTTAGATTTACGCTACAGTAGTGCAACTAAgttagtaaaaaatataatgatgcaGGAATATAAATTAGAAGCACATTTAAGATTAATGAGATCCGTTTATATGATGGAGGCTGGCcatattatgaataaattttatcagatATTATTTCATGAG ATAGAAACCAATCAAATGTggaataattcatattttttatcatgcATATTAGAAGAAATACTTTCTCAACAATGGCCAGATTCTAGTTCACATTGGTCTATTATAGTACAAGATGTTAGTACGCATCAAGTGGTACAGGCTGTAGATAGTATAACACTGTATTATGCAACAGGATGGCccataaatattatcttaaatgaagacattttaattaagtataacgaaatatttcgatttcaattgaaattaaagtgGGCTTTATGGacgttaaataatttgaaattcgtgg atcTGGAAGGTTTAAAGTCACTACATGCTAAAAACAATATCGAACACTTCCAAATAAGACGTCTTGAGAGTTTACGTTTCTGGTTATTGCATGCTATAGGATCGATTCATGCTTATCTATCAGGACAAGTATTGCAAAGTTTAGGATTCATGTTCGATCAATCTTTAACTCAAGCTGATAGTCTCGATAGAGTTATATCtg tcCACAGAGAATATTTAGATAAAGTTCACAAGCATTGTTTGTTAACGGAAGAATTTGAAGATTTAATGACGACTGTTaacaat TTAGTAGAAATGTGTGTTCATATCCGAGGCTGTTGGGACTATAAGAAACTATTACATACTGTAACAGAGTTAAGTTTAATGGAAAACAGTTATATAAAATACCATACATATCTTGCATTGACTTTACATAACACGGTCCAGCATAAAGATGCAGATTATC TGGTGGGATTAAGTTCAGCCTTTAACTGCAGTATGCCaagcatataa
- the LOC124425828 gene encoding inositol-trisphosphate 3-kinase homolog isoform X1, giving the protein MSSSVCHAPLPTRMETFTTRLCLRAVDQYERLLQAHFNKSSNKEQSRINHDSTTHKDTRRQKDASSSNSNYSAFRQWRRSTSVGTNRSNSAGPRSVNSIVKLPNDAATIKKMEQFPLVLSDTTMPDEDLSLKFLALNALDLTAPASDVLLKNRLKSWFQLSGHPDGFAPAGPGTVWKRKSGGTENTERIVYEALSKDEAFRDCIPRYYREVEYKGDTFIELQDLLFGFNDPHVMDIKMGTRTFLESEVSKTMARPDLYQKMIAVDLNAPTKQEHEQRAVTKLRYMQFREQQSSTCSHGFRIEAMKLPGVPPITDLKKVKSHKEVLGTMKTFLGKKEETRKNLLIRLKNLRTKIEKSKYFQTHEIIGSSIFMIYDNEKVGVWLIDFAKTCELPDGLKVTHRHPWEQGNHEEGFLFGLDNLISTIEEVNVPL; this is encoded by the exons atgtCAAGTAGCGTGTGCCACGCGCCCCTACCAACGCGAATGGAAACATTTACCACGAGACTTTGTTTGCGTGCTGTCGATCAGTATGAGCGGCTTCTGCAGGCTCACTTCAACAAG TCTTCCAACAAGGAGCAAAGCCGAATAAATCATGATTCTACAACACACAAAGATACACGACGGCAAAAGGATGCATCCTCCAGTAATAGCAATTACAGTGCCTTTCGGCAATGGAGGAGAAGTACTTCCGTTGGTACCAATCGGTCCAACAGTGCTGGACCAAGGAGCGTCAATTCGATCGTCAAATTGCCGAATGATGCGGCTACTATCAAAAAGATGGAACAATTTCCGCTTGTTCTTTCTGATACCACTATGCCTGATGAGGATTTATCTTTGAAGTTTCTTGCATTG aATGCTTTGGATCTTACTGCACCAGCTAGCGACGTATTGCTAAAAAATAGATTGAAATCTTGGTTCCAATTATCTGGACATCCTGATGGTTTTGCACCTGCTGGACCTGGTACagtatggaaaagaaaaagtggagGAACTGAGAATACTGAACGCATTGTATATGAAGCTTTAAGTAAAGATGAAGCATTTCGAGATTGCATTcctag GTATTACAGGGAGGTCGAGTACAAAGGAGATACATTTATCGAGTTACAGGATTTACTATTTGGTTTTAACGATCCTCACGTGATGGACATTAAAATGGGGACACGAACGTTTTTAGAATCCGAAGTTTCAAAGACTATGGCGAGACCGGATTTATACCAAAAGATGATTGCTGTTGATCTGAATGCACCTACAAAACAGGAACACGAACAACGTGCTGTAACCAAATTACGATATATGCAATTTCGTGAACAACAAAGTTCGACATGTAGTCATGGATTCAGAATTGAAGCTATGAAATTACCTGGGGTACCTCCCATCACAGATCTGAAAAAAGTTAAATCGCATAAAGAGGTGTTAGGTACAATGAAAACGTTTcttggaaagaaagaggaaactcGTAAAAATCTTCTGATTCGTCTTAAGAATTTAAGaacgaaaatcgaaaaatccaaatattttcaaactcATGAA ATTATCGGTAGCAGTATCTTTATGATTTATGATAACGAAAAAGTTGGAGTTTGGTTAATAGATTTTGCAAAAACTTGCGAACTGCCAGATGGCCTTAAAGTGACACATAGACATCCATGGGAGCAGGGCAATCACGAAGAAGGCTTTCTATTTGGACTTGATAATCTTATTTCTACGATAGAAGAAGTAAATGTCCCCTTGTGA